The following proteins come from a genomic window of Gimesia chilikensis:
- a CDS encoding pyruvate carboxyltransferase — MFQFFSGAKKHVKNKVKRAVIRHHRRSGAVLFSDTTLRDGEQMPGATLDPAEKLQIAKALEAAGVHSLDAGFPASSQADIEAIQSMVGVIKKPVLTALCRTLPGDIDAADEALAGNPPHKRGVSLFCGTSPLHREFKLEKSKTEVLKLIVDSIQYAAEKFDIVAFSPEDASRTEVDFLCEVYREAIAAGATTIGFPDTVGILTPYKAQDLICQIQDQVPGIENVLLAVHFHNDLGLAVANTLACIDAGANVVQCTVNGIGERAGNAALEEVAMALHLHQDEYERPHKLDVSQLAPLCSLVSELTGIPLSPMKPIGGSNIFATEAGIHQDGLLKNPDTYLPYRPETVGAEGVRLILGRHSGRRAILHRLHELGREPSEQTVQRVMQAIKELPKGELVDDDLLLKLSS, encoded by the coding sequence ATGTTTCAGTTTTTCTCTGGTGCCAAAAAACACGTAAAGAATAAAGTCAAGCGGGCAGTGATCCGTCATCATCGACGTTCCGGTGCGGTCCTGTTCAGCGATACGACTCTACGTGACGGCGAACAGATGCCAGGCGCCACGCTTGATCCAGCCGAGAAACTGCAGATCGCCAAAGCCCTTGAAGCAGCCGGCGTGCATTCACTGGATGCCGGTTTCCCCGCTTCGTCGCAGGCGGACATCGAAGCGATTCAAAGTATGGTCGGTGTGATCAAGAAGCCGGTGCTCACGGCACTCTGTCGTACGCTGCCCGGCGACATCGACGCTGCCGACGAGGCGCTCGCCGGCAATCCGCCACACAAACGGGGCGTGAGTCTCTTCTGCGGGACGAGTCCGCTGCACCGTGAATTCAAACTGGAAAAGAGTAAAACCGAAGTCCTCAAACTGATCGTCGACAGCATTCAATACGCGGCGGAAAAGTTCGACATCGTGGCTTTCAGTCCTGAAGATGCGAGTCGGACCGAAGTCGACTTCCTCTGTGAAGTCTACCGGGAAGCGATCGCTGCCGGGGCGACGACCATCGGGTTTCCCGATACCGTGGGCATCCTCACCCCCTACAAGGCGCAGGACCTGATCTGTCAGATTCAGGACCAGGTGCCCGGCATTGAGAACGTACTGCTGGCGGTGCACTTTCATAACGATCTGGGACTGGCGGTCGCGAATACTCTGGCCTGTATCGATGCGGGGGCGAACGTTGTGCAGTGTACCGTCAACGGCATTGGAGAGCGGGCCGGCAATGCGGCACTGGAAGAGGTCGCGATGGCCCTGCATCTGCATCAGGATGAATATGAGCGACCGCATAAACTGGATGTATCACAACTCGCGCCGCTCTGCAGTCTGGTTTCCGAGCTGACGGGCATTCCTCTCTCACCGATGAAGCCGATTGGCGGCAGTAACATCTTCGCGACCGAAGCGGGCATCCACCAGGACGGACTGTTGAAAAATCCGGATACGTATCTGCCATATCGACCAGAGACGGTCGGTGCAGAGGGCGTTCGACTGATTCTCGGACGTCACAGCGGTCGGAGAGCCATTCTGCACCGCCTGCATGAACTGGGGCGCGAGCCGAGCGAGCAGACCGTGCAACGCGTGATGCAGGCCATTAAAGAACTCCCCAAGGGGGAGCTCGTCGATGATGACCTGCTGTTGAAACTTTCGAGCTGA
- a CDS encoding PQQ-dependent sugar dehydrogenase: MKTITSLALLLILAVCPPLSAEEKVDTSPAPIKLVKVFPYLQIDRPIVITHAGDGTDRLFIASQKGKIYIVPNTPEDEDLEEGKLFLDISDRVIYLDKKNEMGLLGMAFHPDFKKNGEFFVYYSSPETPNATSVISRFRVSKDNPDQALADSEEILMKVEQPAWNHNGGTIVFGPDGMLYIVFGDGGAGGDAFHNGQNLSTMLGSICRIDVNHKSPGLNYAIPKDNPFEDGKTPTFATIRKEIWAYGFRNPWRIAFDDKTGKLWAGDVGQGIWEEIDIVVKGGNYGWSVREGKHPFGPNGVEARKHLIEPIWEYDHNVGKSITGGSVYRGKAIPAIQGMYIYGDYVSGKFWALKYDESSKKVTANHVIESPSIPVMTFGTDQNGEMFLTSSFSEIYMLKAK, encoded by the coding sequence ATGAAAACGATTACCTCACTCGCGTTGCTGCTGATTCTGGCTGTCTGCCCGCCACTCTCTGCTGAAGAGAAAGTGGATACTTCTCCAGCTCCCATCAAGCTGGTCAAGGTTTTCCCGTACCTGCAGATTGATCGCCCCATTGTGATTACTCACGCCGGCGATGGCACGGACCGTCTGTTTATCGCCTCGCAGAAGGGAAAGATATACATCGTTCCCAATACACCTGAAGATGAAGATCTGGAAGAAGGCAAACTTTTCCTCGATATCTCCGATCGTGTGATCTATCTCGACAAGAAAAACGAAATGGGCCTCCTCGGCATGGCCTTCCATCCCGATTTCAAGAAGAACGGCGAATTCTTCGTCTACTACAGCTCTCCTGAAACTCCGAATGCGACGTCCGTCATTTCCCGCTTCCGGGTTTCCAAAGACAATCCGGATCAGGCCCTCGCAGACTCGGAAGAGATTCTGATGAAAGTCGAACAGCCCGCCTGGAACCATAACGGGGGCACCATCGTATTTGGCCCGGATGGGATGCTGTATATCGTCTTTGGTGATGGCGGCGCGGGTGGAGATGCCTTCCATAACGGCCAGAACCTGTCCACGATGCTCGGATCGATCTGTCGCATCGACGTCAATCACAAATCACCCGGACTGAATTACGCGATCCCCAAAGACAACCCTTTTGAAGATGGTAAAACACCGACCTTCGCCACGATCCGTAAGGAAATCTGGGCCTACGGTTTTCGTAATCCCTGGCGGATTGCCTTCGATGATAAGACCGGCAAACTCTGGGCCGGCGATGTCGGGCAGGGCATCTGGGAAGAAATCGATATCGTCGTCAAAGGGGGCAACTATGGCTGGTCGGTCCGTGAAGGCAAACACCCCTTCGGTCCCAATGGTGTCGAAGCCCGCAAACACCTCATCGAGCCGATCTGGGAATATGATCACAATGTCGGTAAGTCAATTACCGGCGGATCCGTCTATCGCGGCAAAGCAATTCCCGCGATCCAGGGCATGTACATTTACGGCGATTATGTCTCCGGTAAATTCTGGGCTCTGAAGTATGACGAGAGCAGCAAAAAGGTGACTGCCAATCATGTGATCGAAAGCCCCAGCATCCCCGTGATGACGTTTGGCACCGATCAGAATGGAGAGATGTTCCTGACCTCATCCTTCAGCGAAATCTATATGCTGAAAGCGAAATAA
- a CDS encoding NPCBM/NEW2 domain-containing protein: protein MRLFVVFSLTLLSCVLVSEPLQADKLQTAAGKTITGELLQIEQNRFTIKSKAGTEEIPATEIIRLQLDPVDKLPPSGGLLILANGDRLHAEILRAAEEALVIRLTACPRLDELKVPLETIRAAYFSWPRATHARARLIRQLEQTVKKTDLFYLKNGDYLEGEFLGFDEGGFQFESAAGETTVPRTGIAYFYFNPELIAFPQPEELHYQLTLTDGTRVTASNLSLNDSRLRARTLFGADIICERDRLAGVTPRGGRVVPLSELEPSEYRFIPYLSRNWKWQRNRNVLDGPLISGGQYFDSGLGMHSAAELHYQLDGQYSAFETSVGLDDSAGHRASVEVQILVDGKPVYQREVARHSTEIVKVPRIDLTGAQQLVLKVGFGKNADIEDHLNWCRPVLIKKP, encoded by the coding sequence ATGCGATTGTTCGTTGTGTTCAGTCTGACTCTGTTGTCCTGTGTTCTGGTTTCAGAACCGTTGCAGGCCGACAAACTGCAGACCGCGGCGGGGAAAACAATCACCGGCGAACTGCTGCAGATCGAGCAGAACCGGTTCACGATCAAGAGCAAAGCGGGAACCGAGGAAATACCGGCGACAGAGATTATCCGCCTGCAGCTGGATCCGGTCGACAAGCTGCCTCCCAGCGGGGGCCTGTTGATCCTCGCGAACGGCGACCGTCTGCATGCCGAAATTTTACGGGCTGCTGAGGAAGCCCTTGTGATTCGTCTGACCGCCTGTCCCCGGCTGGATGAATTGAAAGTGCCCCTGGAAACGATCCGGGCAGCTTATTTCAGCTGGCCCCGTGCCACACATGCCCGCGCCCGCCTGATTCGTCAGCTGGAACAGACGGTTAAAAAGACCGATTTGTTCTACCTCAAAAACGGCGACTACCTTGAAGGCGAATTTCTGGGCTTCGATGAGGGCGGTTTCCAGTTTGAATCTGCGGCCGGTGAAACAACGGTTCCCCGTACTGGGATCGCCTATTTCTATTTCAATCCGGAGCTGATTGCGTTTCCGCAGCCCGAAGAGCTGCATTATCAACTCACACTCACCGATGGCACACGGGTAACGGCCTCCAATCTCTCGTTGAACGACAGCCGACTGCGGGCTCGCACCCTGTTTGGGGCAGACATCATCTGTGAGCGGGATCGCCTGGCTGGCGTCACACCTCGGGGAGGACGCGTGGTTCCCCTGTCGGAGCTGGAGCCCTCTGAGTACCGTTTTATCCCCTATCTCTCTCGCAACTGGAAGTGGCAGCGCAATCGCAATGTGCTTGACGGACCGCTGATTTCAGGAGGGCAGTACTTCGATTCCGGTCTGGGCATGCACAGCGCTGCAGAGCTGCATTATCAACTGGACGGGCAGTATTCTGCGTTCGAAACCAGTGTGGGACTGGACGATTCCGCAGGGCATCGGGCGAGTGTCGAGGTGCAGATCCTGGTGGACGGCAAGCCTGTCTATCAACGCGAAGTGGCGCGGCACTCAACAGAGATTGTCAAAGTGCCCCGGATTGATCTCACCGGAGCACAGCAGCTGGTGCTGAAAGTCGGTTTTGGTAAAAACGCGGACATTGAAGATCATCTCAACTGGTGCCGACCGGTGCTGATTAAAAAGCCCTGA
- a CDS encoding TIM barrel protein, with protein sequence MQRREFLKSGMLAGGAAVLGSTAAQAADSKEQKPFNLKYAPHFGMFKNAAGNDPIDQLKFAADQGFTAWEDNGMKKKPKELQQKIADTMEKLNMEMGVFVAHGSIGKLTFTRKDKAMWDEVLKDIKDSVEVAKRVNAKWMTVVPGNLDEGPRARLAEGYQTANVIELLRRCAEIFEPHGMVMVLEPLNWYANHGGVFLQGSPQAYALCKAVDSPACKILFDVYHQQITEGNLIVNIDQCWDEIGYFQSGDNPGRKEPGTGEINYLNVFKHIHSKGFEGIVGMEHGNSKPGKEGDMAVIEAYREVDQF encoded by the coding sequence ATGCAACGTCGAGAGTTTCTCAAAAGCGGGATGCTGGCAGGGGGAGCCGCTGTGTTAGGTAGTACTGCTGCCCAGGCAGCCGACAGCAAAGAGCAGAAGCCATTTAATCTGAAATACGCGCCCCACTTCGGCATGTTCAAGAATGCCGCGGGCAACGATCCCATTGACCAGTTGAAGTTCGCCGCCGACCAGGGCTTTACCGCCTGGGAAGACAACGGCATGAAGAAGAAACCCAAAGAGCTGCAGCAGAAAATCGCCGACACCATGGAAAAGCTCAACATGGAAATGGGTGTGTTCGTAGCACATGGTTCCATCGGCAAGCTGACCTTCACCCGTAAAGACAAAGCGATGTGGGACGAAGTCCTCAAAGACATCAAAGACTCCGTCGAAGTTGCGAAGCGGGTCAACGCAAAATGGATGACCGTCGTTCCCGGTAACCTGGATGAAGGTCCCCGTGCCCGTCTGGCTGAAGGTTACCAGACCGCCAACGTGATTGAACTGCTCCGTCGCTGTGCCGAGATCTTTGAACCACATGGCATGGTCATGGTGCTTGAGCCACTCAACTGGTATGCCAATCATGGTGGCGTCTTCCTGCAGGGTTCTCCTCAGGCGTATGCCCTCTGTAAAGCAGTCGACAGTCCGGCCTGTAAGATTCTGTTCGATGTCTACCATCAGCAGATTACCGAAGGCAACCTGATCGTGAATATCGATCAGTGCTGGGATGAAATCGGCTACTTCCAGTCAGGTGATAACCCGGGCCGCAAGGAACCTGGTACAGGCGAGATTAACTACCTGAATGTATTCAAGCATATCCACTCCAAGGGATTTGAAGGTATCGTGGGAATGGAACATGGTAATTCCAAGCCCGGCAAAGAAGGCGACATGGCCGTCATCGAAGCTTATCGTGAGGTCGACCAGTTCTAA
- a CDS encoding cation:proton antiporter → MTLFDFGVFPTQTFHLLAATEGTMWHSLADILILLATAIVLGTLAEQLRQSAILGYIAAGTLVGPNLLGWVADRQSIFDLAELGVALLLFAIGLEFSLPRLKRLGRIPLVAGILQIILTLLGGLSVSLLLSFSFPEALAIGAMIALSSTACVVRMLNDRAELDAPHGRTALGILLVQDMAVIPLMLIITALVGKGSAGEIAIQLSISFLLAVVFVAVFYGLFNFILPRLLELSSLRRNRDFPILLAMVMAAGSAWAAHRLGLSPALGAFVAGVLLAISPFATQIRADVQPLKTVLVTLFFSAVGMFGDLNWAVQHLGLVLAVVAAIITGKLLITFGAAWFCGQPWQFALGTGLCLAQVGEFSFVLATVARGTADAPGILSETTFRLIISSTIATLLLTPYLIQLAPVAANLLRQLWDRQPAENESRSPHVDVTDLESSRETNDDLVLILGFGPAGQRVAGELLQVGLKKIVVVDLNHENLRMAEQYGLRSQLGDATQIEVLEHAGLYRSRLVIMTLPSPTVCRQIIYLVRQMSPATTLYVRCRYHLHHWQLLAAGADVIVDEEEHVGECLAKHILDSPLLLQQLLKSNQKPEAGQSPDQT, encoded by the coding sequence ATGACCTTGTTCGACTTTGGAGTGTTCCCCACTCAAACTTTTCATCTCCTGGCTGCCACAGAAGGAACGATGTGGCATTCCCTGGCAGATATTCTCATTCTGCTGGCAACGGCCATTGTTCTGGGAACCCTGGCCGAACAGCTCAGACAGAGTGCCATCCTGGGCTACATCGCCGCGGGAACACTCGTTGGGCCCAACCTTTTGGGATGGGTCGCGGATCGACAGAGCATTTTTGACCTCGCGGAACTGGGGGTGGCACTACTGCTGTTTGCCATCGGTCTTGAATTTTCGCTACCGCGACTCAAGCGACTGGGACGCATCCCGCTGGTCGCCGGCATCCTGCAGATCATTCTCACCCTGCTCGGAGGACTGTCTGTCTCGCTGCTGCTGAGTTTTTCCTTTCCCGAAGCTCTCGCGATCGGGGCCATGATCGCCCTCAGCAGTACCGCGTGTGTCGTGCGCATGCTCAATGACCGGGCCGAACTCGATGCCCCTCACGGCCGCACCGCGTTGGGAATTCTGCTGGTTCAGGACATGGCGGTCATTCCGCTGATGCTGATCATCACCGCGCTGGTCGGCAAAGGGTCGGCCGGAGAGATCGCGATTCAGCTCTCGATTTCGTTTCTGCTGGCAGTCGTCTTTGTGGCTGTGTTTTATGGACTGTTCAATTTTATCCTGCCCCGACTGCTGGAACTGTCGTCGCTGAGACGGAACCGTGATTTCCCGATTCTGCTGGCGATGGTGATGGCGGCGGGCTCCGCCTGGGCCGCGCATCGACTTGGACTCAGCCCTGCTCTGGGCGCGTTTGTCGCGGGAGTGTTGCTGGCGATCTCTCCGTTTGCCACGCAAATTCGCGCCGATGTTCAGCCACTGAAAACCGTGCTCGTCACCCTGTTCTTCTCTGCAGTCGGGATGTTTGGTGACCTGAACTGGGCCGTCCAGCATCTGGGACTCGTCCTGGCTGTTGTTGCAGCGATCATTACTGGCAAACTGTTAATCACCTTCGGCGCAGCCTGGTTCTGTGGTCAGCCCTGGCAGTTCGCCCTGGGAACCGGCCTCTGTCTGGCCCAGGTCGGGGAATTCTCTTTCGTACTCGCCACCGTGGCGCGAGGCACAGCGGACGCACCGGGGATTCTCTCGGAAACCACGTTCCGCCTGATCATTTCGTCGACGATCGCCACGCTGCTGCTGACTCCTTACCTGATTCAACTGGCACCGGTCGCCGCGAATCTGCTCCGCCAACTGTGGGACCGACAACCGGCAGAAAACGAATCACGCTCCCCGCATGTTGATGTTACGGATCTGGAATCCAGCCGGGAAACCAACGATGATCTGGTCCTCATCCTGGGATTCGGTCCCGCCGGTCAGCGCGTCGCAGGTGAACTGCTGCAGGTGGGTTTGAAGAAAATTGTGGTCGTCGATCTGAATCACGAAAATCTGCGGATGGCAGAGCAGTACGGTCTACGTTCCCAACTGGGCGATGCGACTCAGATCGAAGTGCTGGAACATGCGGGCCTGTATCGCTCCCGCCTGGTAATTATGACTCTGCCCAGTCCGACGGTCTGTCGCCAGATCATCTACCTGGTACGTCAGATGTCACCGGCTACGACCCTGTATGTTCGCTGCCGCTATCACCTGCATCACTGGCAGCTCCTGGCGGCGGGAGCGGATGTGATTGTTGATGAAGAAGAGCACGTGGGCGAGTGTCTGGCGAAACACATTCTGGATTCCCCCCTACTGCTGCAGCAGCTGTTGAAGTCGAATCAGAAACCAGAGGCGGGACAGTCCCCTGACCAGACATAA
- a CDS encoding Gfo/Idh/MocA family protein, with translation MSQQSRREFLEQSMFAAAGAAALSTSIPQLSAAESQSSSPNEKLRVALLGVNGRGQSHLGAFAGRKDTEIVAIVDPDESVGMTKGVGNVYKKTNKKPTYYKDLRKAFDDQDIDIVSIATPNHWHALGAIWAIQAGKDVYCEKPVSHNVSEGRRIVEAARKHNKIVQTGTQCRSQPGLIDAIEFVKAGGIGEVKLARGTCYKRRKSIGPKGNYDVPASVDYDLWLGPAPMAPLTRQRFHYDWHWQTPTGNGDLGNQGIHQMDVARWGLGVDNVGDSVQAYGGRLGYTDAGNVANTQVSIHQFGDKRLVFEVRGLETEPYRGAKVGVIFYGTDGYVVIPSYNSASAFNNDGKLIKKFSGSADHFANFVDAVRSRKISDLNADIEEGHISSALCHLGNISYEMGNTMPVKEVAGEFKGDSEALETLGRFREHLGNNKLDTDDTIISMGPKLTIDSKSETFTGGQASAANPKLTREYRKPFVVPTTAEL, from the coding sequence ATGTCTCAACAATCTCGTCGCGAATTCCTTGAACAATCGATGTTTGCTGCCGCTGGTGCAGCAGCTCTGAGCACTTCGATTCCTCAGCTCTCTGCAGCCGAGTCGCAGTCCAGCAGCCCCAACGAAAAACTGCGTGTCGCCCTGCTGGGTGTCAATGGTCGTGGTCAGTCTCACCTGGGTGCCTTCGCCGGCCGTAAAGACACCGAAATCGTCGCCATCGTCGATCCCGATGAAAGCGTGGGGATGACCAAAGGTGTGGGCAATGTTTACAAAAAGACCAACAAAAAACCAACTTACTACAAAGACCTGCGGAAAGCCTTCGACGATCAGGATATCGATATCGTCAGCATCGCGACTCCCAACCACTGGCACGCTCTGGGAGCGATCTGGGCGATCCAGGCTGGTAAAGACGTTTACTGCGAAAAGCCTGTCAGCCACAACGTGAGCGAAGGTCGTCGGATTGTGGAAGCGGCCCGTAAGCACAACAAGATCGTCCAGACCGGTACTCAGTGCCGTTCACAACCTGGTCTGATCGATGCGATTGAATTCGTGAAAGCCGGCGGGATCGGCGAAGTCAAACTGGCTCGCGGTACCTGCTACAAGCGTCGTAAATCAATCGGTCCTAAAGGGAACTACGATGTACCGGCCAGCGTCGACTACGATCTGTGGCTCGGACCAGCACCGATGGCACCGCTGACACGTCAGCGTTTCCACTACGACTGGCACTGGCAGACACCAACCGGTAACGGCGACCTGGGTAACCAGGGGATTCACCAGATGGACGTAGCCCGCTGGGGTCTCGGCGTTGATAACGTCGGCGATAGCGTTCAGGCTTACGGCGGACGTCTGGGTTACACCGATGCTGGTAACGTCGCCAACACTCAGGTCAGTATCCACCAGTTCGGCGACAAGCGTCTGGTCTTCGAAGTACGTGGTCTGGAAACCGAACCTTACCGTGGTGCTAAAGTAGGGGTGATCTTCTACGGTACCGACGGTTACGTTGTGATTCCGAGCTACAACAGTGCTTCTGCCTTCAACAACGACGGCAAGCTGATCAAGAAGTTCTCCGGTTCTGCCGATCACTTCGCCAACTTTGTGGATGCTGTTCGCAGCCGCAAGATCAGCGATCTGAATGCGGACATCGAAGAAGGTCACATCTCCAGTGCCCTGTGTCACCTGGGTAACATTTCCTACGAAATGGGCAACACCATGCCTGTGAAGGAAGTCGCCGGTGAATTCAAGGGTGATAGCGAAGCCCTGGAAACTCTGGGCCGCTTCCGCGAGCACCTGGGCAACAACAAGCTCGATACTGATGACACCATCATCAGCATGGGCCCCAAACTGACCATCGACAGCAAGTCAGAAACCTTCACCGGTGGACAGGCTTCTGCTGCGAATCCGAAACTGACTCGTGAATACCGTAAGCCGTTCGTGGTTCCCACAACAGCTGAACTGTAA
- a CDS encoding DUF2237 family protein encodes MTEKKAKNVLGTELEICSLEPVTGFYRDGCCNTGGSDLGLHTVCTEVTEEFLAFSKERGNDLSTPHPLFEFPGLKPGDRWCLCVERWKEAFEAGMAPKVKLESCHISTLEFVDLEDLQAYAIEA; translated from the coding sequence ATGACTGAAAAGAAAGCCAAAAACGTGCTCGGCACCGAACTGGAGATCTGTTCTCTGGAACCGGTAACCGGATTTTATCGTGACGGCTGCTGCAACACTGGCGGTTCGGATCTCGGTCTGCATACGGTGTGCACCGAAGTCACGGAAGAATTCCTGGCCTTTTCCAAGGAACGGGGCAACGACCTGAGTACACCTCATCCGTTGTTCGAATTCCCGGGTCTGAAGCCCGGCGATCGCTGGTGTCTCTGTGTGGAACGCTGGAAAGAAGCCTTCGAGGCCGGCATGGCCCCCAAGGTGAAACTCGAATCGTGCCACATTTCGACACTGGAATTCGTCGATCTGGAAGATCTGCAGGCCTATGCCATCGAAGCCTGA
- a CDS encoding prenyltransferase/squalene oxidase repeat-containing protein, giving the protein MQYLRFQPGLFTRIPVSVRGLVLALTLILGGAVQPVAAQPEINRSIDAQGKRYYTPPARLAVERGLQYLAERQHPDGSFGSGSTFKNNVAITALCGMAFLGDGNTPGRGKYGVQVQKAVDFILASCKPSGYIISPDSISHGPMYGHGFATLFLAEVYGMTRSKDVRVKLEKAVELIVKSQNSKGGWRYTPESKDADLSVTVCQIMALRAARNCGIFISKEVIDRCIDYVKKSQNPDGGFRYQLVRQAESEFPRSAAGVVALYSAGIYEGPEIENGLTYLMGRLPNQRYFRGSHYYYGQYYAVQAMWQAGQQYWDTWYTAIREELVAGQMASGSWRPDSSNCVEYSTAMSCIVLQIPRNNIPIFQR; this is encoded by the coding sequence TTGCAATACCTGCGATTTCAACCAGGCCTCTTCACTCGAATCCCGGTTTCCGTCCGCGGTCTGGTTCTGGCGCTGACGTTGATCCTTGGCGGAGCAGTACAGCCCGTCGCAGCCCAGCCGGAAATCAACCGTTCGATCGATGCGCAGGGTAAACGCTATTACACTCCACCGGCGCGACTGGCGGTAGAGCGTGGTCTGCAGTATCTGGCTGAGCGTCAACATCCCGATGGTTCTTTCGGGTCCGGTTCCACTTTCAAGAACAACGTGGCTATTACCGCGCTGTGTGGCATGGCCTTCCTGGGAGACGGGAACACACCGGGGCGGGGCAAGTACGGCGTTCAGGTTCAGAAAGCCGTCGATTTCATTCTCGCTTCATGCAAGCCATCCGGATATATCATTTCGCCCGACAGCATCTCACACGGCCCGATGTACGGTCATGGCTTTGCGACGCTGTTTCTCGCGGAAGTTTACGGGATGACGCGCAGCAAGGATGTCCGCGTCAAACTCGAAAAAGCGGTGGAGCTGATCGTCAAATCGCAGAACTCCAAAGGGGGCTGGCGCTACACGCCGGAAAGTAAGGACGCGGATCTTTCGGTCACCGTCTGTCAGATCATGGCCCTGCGTGCCGCCCGTAACTGCGGCATCTTTATCTCTAAAGAAGTCATCGATCGCTGCATCGATTATGTCAAAAAGAGTCAGAATCCAGACGGTGGCTTTCGCTACCAGTTGGTCCGGCAGGCCGAGAGTGAGTTCCCACGCTCGGCAGCAGGCGTTGTCGCTTTATACAGTGCCGGGATCTATGAAGGTCCGGAGATCGAAAACGGGCTGACCTACTTGATGGGCCGGTTGCCTAATCAACGTTATTTCCGAGGCAGTCATTATTACTATGGTCAGTATTACGCCGTCCAGGCGATGTGGCAGGCGGGGCAGCAGTACTGGGATACCTGGTACACCGCGATTCGCGAAGAGCTCGTCGCCGGCCAGATGGCGAGTGGCAGCTGGCGTCCCGACAGTTCCAACTGCGTGGAATACAGCACGGCCATGTCCTGCATCGTTCTACAGATCCCCCGCAATAACATCCCGATTTTCCAGCGTTGA
- a CDS encoding phosphoribosylformylglycinamidine synthase subunit PurQ, which produces MSTSPKVCVLRAPGTNCDIETAHAFDLCGAESTRIHLLKLLEKPAQLNDYQILCLPGGFSYGDDVGAGIIFASHLQGQLGEVIGNFLAADKLVLGICNGFQVLLKSGILPGGAASWPPKADQPRDATLTWNNNGKYTSLWVNLGVLAKENVFLKDIDQIELPIAHAEGRIAVSDPSVIENWQANSQIAMCYRETGEAETTIQEEILPYPVNPNGSACNIAALGDPSGRVLGLMPHPERYLFATQHPQWTRLGLEGEGAGIQLFRNAVNYFA; this is translated from the coding sequence ATGTCAACTTCTCCCAAAGTCTGTGTGTTACGTGCCCCCGGAACGAACTGCGATATCGAAACGGCACATGCCTTTGATCTCTGTGGAGCCGAATCCACCCGCATCCATCTGCTCAAACTGCTCGAAAAACCGGCGCAACTGAACGATTACCAGATCCTCTGCCTGCCCGGTGGCTTCAGTTATGGTGATGACGTGGGCGCGGGCATCATTTTCGCCAGTCACCTGCAGGGACAGCTGGGAGAAGTGATCGGGAACTTCCTGGCCGCTGACAAACTGGTACTGGGGATCTGTAACGGATTCCAGGTGCTGCTCAAATCGGGAATTTTGCCCGGTGGTGCTGCCAGCTGGCCCCCCAAAGCCGATCAGCCCCGCGATGCCACACTAACCTGGAACAACAACGGCAAATACACATCGCTGTGGGTCAACCTGGGAGTGCTCGCAAAAGAGAACGTCTTCCTCAAAGACATCGACCAGATCGAGCTGCCCATCGCGCACGCTGAAGGCCGCATCGCCGTCAGTGATCCGTCAGTCATCGAAAACTGGCAGGCCAACTCGCAGATCGCGATGTGCTACCGGGAAACCGGCGAAGCAGAAACGACGATACAGGAGGAAATCCTCCCCTATCCTGTGAACCCGAACGGTTCGGCCTGTAACATCGCCGCCCTGGGAGATCCTTCCGGTCGCGTCCTGGGACTGATGCCTCACCCCGAGCGTTACCTGTTCGCCACACAGCATCCGCAGTGGACGCGACTGGGGCTGGAAGGGGAAGGCGCAGGCATCCAGTTGTTCCGCAATGCGGTTAACTACTTCGCCTGA